GGACATGCGGGCAAAGGGCGTGGGCACCCGCAGGCTGGTGGGATATGCCGCTGCCACCGCTCATGGCTGCATATCGCGTGCATTCGACCTGACCGGCCTGGGCACGGACAGCCTGCGCGTGATCCCGGTCGGTGCGGATAACCGCATGATCCTGCCCGAACTGGAACAGGCCATTGCTCGTGACCGGGCGGCAGGGCTGGAACCTTTCATCGTCATCGGCACGGCGGGCACGGTGGATACCGGTGCGATTGATGACCTGGATGCGCTGGCCGATATCGCGGCGCGGGAAAACATCTGGTTCCATGTCGATGGCGCATTTGGCGCGCTGGCCATGCTGTCCGACACGCTGCGACCTGGCCTGCGCGGGCTGGAACGGGCCGACAGCGTGGCCTTTGACTTTCATAAATGGGCGCAGGTACAATACGACGCGGGCTGCATACTGGTGCGCAGGCCCGGCGCGCAGGCGGCGGCCTTCGCCCAGTCGCGCGCCTATCTGGCGCGCGAAGACCGGGGGCTGGCCACCAATGCCCCTTGGTACTGCGACCTCGGCCCCGATCTGTCACGGGGGTTCCGTGCGCTCAAGGTATGGATGACGCTGGGTACCTATGGTGCGGATGGCATGGGCGAGATGATCGCCAACTGCTGCGCCATTGCCCGCCATCTTGCCCGCGCGGTGGAAGCCAGTCCCCGGCTGGAACTGCTGGCGCCTGTCACGTTGAACATCGTGTGCTTCCGCATCATGGCGCCCGTAGACGATCTGGACCATTTCAATGGCGAGGTGGTGAAGGACCTGCACGAAAGCGGGATTGCCGCACCGTCCACAACCATCATCAATGGCCACAAGGCCGTGCGTGCCGCCATTGTAAACCACCGCACCACCACAGCCGATGTGGACCGCATGCTCGATGCCCTGCTGGACCTGGCCGATCGCAGGCTTGCGGCTGGCTGAACATGAAAAACCCCGCTCCATGAACCGGAGCGGGGCAGGAAATACCAAGCAGTCCGGCCGGTCAGCCCCCGCGTCGGGGCTTGGTTGCCGCTTCCTCGGCAAACAGTTCGGACAGTTTCTTCATCATCGTGCCGCCCAGTTCTTCCGGGTCGGTAATGGTCACGGCGCGACGGTAGTAGCGTGTCACGTCATGGCCAATGCCAATGGCCAGCAGTTCGGTGCTGGTACGGGTCTCGATATGGGCGATGACCTCGCGCAGGTGGTTTTCCAGATAGGAACCGGGATTGGCCGACAGCGTGCTGTCATCTACCGGCGCGCCATCGGAAATGACCATCAGGATGCGCCGTACCTCTGCCCGCCCGGCCAGCCTGCGCTGGGCCCAGAGCAAGGCCTCGCCATCAATGTTTTCCTTGAGCAGCCCCTCACGCAGCATGAGACCAAGGTTACGCCGCGCGCGCCGCCACGGCATGTCGGCGGCCTTGTACACGATATGGCGCAGGTCATTCAGCCTGCCGGGATTTTCCGGCTTGCCCGCCTGGCTCCAGGCTTCCCGGCTGCGGCCACCCTTCCATGCGCGTGTGGTAAAGCCCAGAACCTCCACCTTGACCGCGCAGCGTTCCAGCGTACGGGCCAGGATATCGCCACACATGGCGGCAACCGAGATCGGGCGCCCGCGCATGGAACCGGAATTATCGATCAGCAATGTCACGACCGTATCACGGAAATCCGTGTCCCGTTCCCGCTTGTAGGACAGCGAGAGCATGGGATTGACCACGATGCGCGAAAGCCGCCCGGCGTCGAGCATGCCTTCCTCCAGGTCGAATTCCCACGCCCGGGTCTGCTGCGCCATGAGCTTGCGCTGCAGCCGGTTGGCCAGTTTGGACACAACGCCCTGCATGCTGACAAGCTGCTGGTCCAGCGTCTGGCGCAGGCGGAACAGTTCTTCCGCGTCGCACAGGTCCTCGGCTGCTATTTCCTCGTCATAAACAGTGGTGAAGGCACGGTAGGCGGGAAGCGTGCCTTCCTGTTCGGGGCTTTCCTCACCGGGGCCACCCGCTTCTTCCGACCCGCTGGCGGTGCCACCCTGTTCACCGTCCTCCGGCTCATCATCACCTGCGCCCGTGCCCTGCGACATCTGCATGGGCTGGGAGCTGTCCTCCTCCTCCGGGCCTTCATCCTGCGGTTCGGGAGTTGCGTCCTCGCCCTGCTCCTCGTCTTCGCTGCTGGCGCTCTCGGCCTCGGTCGTGCCATCGTCGGCAGCTTCGTCGGGCGTCGTTTCCTGTTCCAGCAGCGAACAGGCCATGAGCAGCCTGCGCGCGGCCTGCGCAAAATCGGCCTGGCTGTCCTGACGTGACGCCATCTCATCCAGCGCGCGGCGGGCGGCGGGCGGCAGGTCATCGTGCCAGCGCGTCATGAGGTCGCGCATGGATTCCACAACCGGCTGGCCGGACATGCGCGCACGCGCCAGCAGCCCGAGCGCCACGGGCGTGGGCAGCCGGGTATGGCTGGGCAGGCGGTCCAGCCCCAGATCCGCGCATTCCTGCGCCAGACGGGCATCGAGATTGGCGGCAACACCCGCCATGTGCCGCGCGCCAAGGCTTTCCACCCGTGCCTGCTCGAGCGTGTCATAGACTTCCCGTGCCTCACCCGCGGGCGGGCGGGCACGGTCATGCAGGCCCGTATCATGATGGCGCAGGCGCAGGGCCGCGGCATCGGCAGCACCGCGCATACGGGTCATTTCCGCATCCGTCATGCGGCGTGAGGGATGGGGCAGGCGCACATGCGAACCGGTGACCGAGACACCGGACGGCACAGGACCGTTAAGGAACGAGACCTCCGTCTGGGCCTGGCCGCCCATGGCGCGCACGGCGCCTACGGTCGCGCGCTTGAAGCGCTCGGCCTGCCGTGCCTCGATCTCGGCCTGGGGAGTGGGGGATTTTTTCCCGTTTTCACGCATGGATCGCCTGTCCTGCCATCAGCCCCTGGGCGCCAGCGGACTGGCGTTGAAGCAGCGCTGGTAATATTCCGCCACCGTGGGGCGCTCCGCCTCGTCACACTTGTTGAGGAAGGTAACGCGGAAGGCAAAGGCAAGATCATTGAAAATGCGGAAGTTCTCCGCCCAGCTGATCACCGTGCGCGGTGACATGACGGTGGAGATGTCCCCCGCGATGAAGCCCGAGCGCGTCAGGTCCGCCAGCGCCACCATGCTCTCCACCCGCCTGCGCCCGGCTTCGTCCTTTTTCGGGTCGATACCCATCTTGGCCAGCACGATGGCGGTTTCCTGTGCATGGGGCAGGTAGTTGAGCGTGGTCACGATGTTCCAGCGGTCCATCTGGCCCTGGTTGATCTGCTGAGTGCCATGGTACAGCCCCGTCGTATCACCCAGACCCACGGTATTGGCGGTGGCGAACAGGCGGAAGAAAGGATGCGGGCGGATGACACGGTTCTGGTCGAGCAGCGTCAGGTGGCCTTCCACCTCCAGCACGCGCTGGATCACGAACATCACGTCCGGCCGGCCGGCATCATATTCATCAAATACCAGGGCACAGGGGTGCTGCAGGCCCCAGGGCAGCAGACCTTCGCGGAATTCGGTGATCTGCTGGCCATCCTTCAGCACGATCGCATCCTTGCCCACCAGGTCGATGCGCGAGATGTGACTGTCGAGATTGATGCGCACGCTGGGCCAGTTCAGGCGTGCCGCCACCTGCTCGATATGCGAGGACTTGCCCGTGCCGTGATAGCCCTGGACCATGACACGGCGGTTGAAGGCAAATCCGGCAAGAATGGCCAGCGTGGTGTCGTGGTCGAATTTATAGGACGGATCGATCTCGGGCACGTGTTCCGTGCGCACGGAAAAAGCCGGGACCTTCATGTCGCTGTCGATGCCGAACACATCGCGCGCCGTGACCTCCAGATCTGGGGCGGAGACAGCCGAAATGGCGGGAAGCGGGTTGCCATTGGCATCCACTGCGGCAGTTGTCAGGTCTGCGGGTTCGTTCATCTGCTTTTTCTCGTCCGTCACTTCGTCGGTTTTGGCCCGTCATGCCTGCGCGGGGCGTGCATACCGGGCCTTGACTATAGGCATATATGTAACAGCCTGCCAGTCCATGGCGGCGTTACGATGGGAACGCACCGGTATTGTGGTGGTGTGCATTCAGGCGCTGCGGGCCATGCCATCCTGCCCGCCTGCCGCCACAAGGTGGGCCCGCACGGCGGCATAGGCAATGTTTATGCCCTTGAAGCGTTCTTCCGCCCTGCGGTCGCCGCCATTGGCATCGGGGTGGTGGCGGCGGGCAAGGTCCTTGTAGCGGGCCTTGAGTTCCTCCATCGAGACGGGCCAGCCCAGATCGAGCACCCCCAGCGGATATCTGAGCGCCTGCGGCGCGTCCGCGCGACGGTCTTCCTCCTGCCTGCGGCGCGTGGCGCGTGCGCGTGCCCTTGCCGCCCCCCTGAGCAGGTCCAGGGGGTCGAGCACGTCTTCCTCGCTGAAGGCATGGGCGGCGCCTCCCTGTCCCAGTTTCCAGGACGGGCGGTTCCATGACGTATCGGCACGGATATGCGCCTCGATCTGGCCGGGGCTCATGCCACGGTAGTAGTCCCACCGCGAATTGTACTCGCGCACGTGTTCAAGGCAGAACCAGAAATACTTGTTCAGCGCATCACGTGATCGCGGCGCCCGGTAGCCTGCGGGCTTGTCGCAGTCATGCATGTCGCAGCAGCGGTCCGGAGCATCCGGATCGGGGTCAAAGGCGCGGTGCCGGGTGTTCCTTCTCTTCATCATTGTCGTTATGTGCGCCTGTTCATACTTCGTGCAAGAGCGAAGCTGTGCAATGAATGATCCCGCTATCATGGAGCCGCCAATGGAACAGCAAGCAACCGGACGGGCCGGACGGATCGAGCGTATCCTACGCGAAAACCTCGCCCCCGTGGAACTGCAGATCAAGGATGACAGCGCCCGCCACGCCCATCACGTCCACATGCGCGACAATGGCGTGCAGGCAGGTGAAAGTCACTATAACGTGCTGGTCGTCAGCCCCGCCTTTGATGGCGTGGGCCGCGTGCAGCGCTCCCGCATGGTGCATGACCTGCTGGCGGCCGAGTTCGCAGGGGGGATGCATGCGCTCTCCCTCGTGCTGCGCACGCCTGCCGAACAGGCACGGATGGATGTGGCATGAAGCCTGCTTTCCCCTTTGCCACGCGGCGGCTCATGATGGGTGGGCTGCTGACCCTGCTGGCCGCCTGCGCCGGCGTGCCCGACCGGCAGGCACTGGACCAGCGCGGCGATATCGAGCGGGTCGAGGCCTACCTGAACACATCACGCGGACTGCAGGCCGATTTTGTCCAGACATGGCCCGATGGCGGCAAGGGACAGGGGGTCATGCATTATGATCCCGGCCGGCTGCGCCTGGACTACACCACGCCGGGGGCGATGAAGCTGGTGGCGGCCGATGGCCACCTGCTGTTTGTCGATCACCGCCGCGAATCGGTCACCCGCATGTCACTTGGCCACCAGCCGCTCGGCCTGATCCTGGAACAGCCCGTGCATCTGTCCGGCCAGATCTTGGTCACGGCGGTGCAGCATGGCGCAAACAGCCTGCAGGTCTCGCTTGCGCGCGCGGACAGCCCGTCACAGGGGATCCTCACGCTCGGATTCTCCGATATCGGGGGCAGGCTCTCGCTGCTCGTGATCGAGATGACGGATGTGGAACGCCAGCACATCCGCCTTGACCTGAGCAATGCCGCGGCAAGCGGGCAGCCCTGGCCCGACACGATGTTTACCCTGTCCGCCAGCAATTAAATGTGAGAGCGGCGCACGGGTTACCCCCGTGCGCAGGGAATCGGGCCAAAGCATTCCGGCCAGGTCGCGGCCAGTGCCGCGTCCACATCCTGCATGGTCGCATGCCGCCCCAGTTTCGCCAGGCTGGTCACACCGTAGTCGCTGATGCCACAGGGCACGATCCCGCCAAAATCACTCAGGTCAGGCGCCACATTGAGCGCCACCCCATGCCAGCTGACCCAGCGCGATACACGCACGCCGATGGCAGCCACCTTTTCTTCCCGTCCCGTGGCGGGATCGACCACCCACACCCCGATACGCTCGGCCCGACGCTCGCCAGCCACATCGAAGCGGGCGAGGGCACGGATCAGCCATTCCTCCAGCGTGTGGACATAGGCGCGCAGGTCACGCGCGGGCACCATGCCGTGGGGTTTCGCCAGATCCAGCATGGCATAGGCCACCCGCTGCCCCGGGCCATGATAGGTCCACTGCCCGCCACGCCCGGCGGGATAGGTCGGATAGCCCCGTGGGTTGAACAGGTCCGATTCCCGGGCCGAGGTGCCAGCGGTATAGGTGGGGGGATGTTCAAGCAGCCACACGCGCTCGGGCATCGTGCCCCCCCGAATTCCGCGGGCCTGGGCCTCCATTTCCGCCAGTGCGGTCGGGTAGGGGACCAGATCCGGCGCCCTGTGCCATAAAAACTCGTTTTCAGTCATTGCCCGCGCGCCTTCCATCGGTTATACGCCCCTTCATCGTCATGACGGTATCGCCCAGTCGATCATCGTTGTCACGTTGCGGCCATGGCGGAATGGTAGACGCGCAAGCTTGAGGTGCTTGTGGGGGCAACCCCGTGGAAGTTCGAGTCTTCTTGGCCGCACCACCCTGTTTTCCTTTAAAAATGCCACGTAACGGGATTCTCTTTCCACAGAAGGGGAGCCCATGCCCGCGCATGTCCCACGCATGGATGGCATGATCGCCAGATGGCATGGCAACCGGACGGATACGTCACTTTTCCGGGTAGGACCGCAGGCCGTGCCCTGAAAAAGTCATGATCTCTCCCCACAAAATCCGTGTATGCCCCTCAACCTGCACAGGAATCGCGCAGGCAACGTTCCATGCATGGAATTGTGACAAAAAGTTGAAACATCCATGATACGTGGTGGTTTCAGGAAGGAATCGTGATTTAAATCATGTCTGGTCCTGATAGGGCGCGCTACATCCTTGCCATCTGGAAGCACCCCATGCCCTGTTTTCATCATGATAACAGACTACAAGGGGATGTTTTCTGTTTCTGTCATGCATCTTGAGGTAAATATTAGTGATTAAGCCCCTTAAAAAAGCCGTATTGCCGGTTGCCGGTCTTGGAACGCGTTTTCTGCCTGCCACCAAGTGCGTGCCCAAGGAAATGCTGACCGTCGTTGACCGTCCGCTCATCCAGTATGCGATTGACGAGGCACGCGAAGCCGGCATCGAGGAATTCTGCCTCGTTTCCAGCCGGGGCAAGGATTCCCTGATCGATTATTTCGATATTTCCTATGAACTGGAAGACACCCTGAAGGCCCGCAAGAAGGCGTCGGCCCTGAAGGCGCTGGAAGCAACCCGCGTCACCCCGGGTTCCATGCTGTCCGTGCGCCAGCAGGAGCCGCTGGGCCTGGGCCACGCCATCTGGTGTGCGCGTGAGTTCATCGGCAATGACCCGTTTGCCATCCTGCTGCCCGATGACGTAGTGCAGAGCAAGAAGTCGTGCATCGGCCAGCTGGTCGAGGTCTACAACAAGACCGGCGGCAATGTCCTGGCCGTAACCGAAGTGCCGCGTGAGCAGACCGGCAGCTACGGCATCCTTGATGTTGGCCATGACGATGGCAAGACCGTCGAGGTCAAGGGCCTGGTTGAAAAGCCCGACCCGAAGGATGCGCCCTCCACCCTGTCCGTGATCGGCCGTTACGTGCTGACGGCGGATGTGCTCAAGCACCTTGCCAAGCTCGAAAAGGGTGCCGGTGGTGAAGTCCAGCTGACGGACGCCATGGCCAAGACCATCGGGCATGTGCCGTTCCACGGGTTCCGCTACGAAGGCAAGCGTTTCGACTGCGGCAGCAAGGTCGGCTTCCTTGAAGCCCAGATCGCCTTTGCGCTGGAGCGTGAGGAACTGGCGGGCGACGTTCGGGAATTCCTGAAAAAGTATAAATGATCTTCCAGCATCGGTTCGATCCCTCGACCCTGCGGGAATATGATATCCGCGGGGTTGTCGGGACGACCCTCGGCCCGGAAGACGCCTATGCCATCGGCCGTACCTTCGGCAGCATGGTGGCACGGGCGGGTGGCTGGCGCATTGTCATCGGCCATGACGGGCGGCTTTCGTCTCCTGCCCTCGAGCGTGCGCTTGTGGAAGGGGCCGTGGCCTCCGGCATGGTGGTGCAGCGCATTGGCTGCGGGCCGACACCGATGCTGTATTTCGCCTCGATTGCCCTTGGGGCGGACGGGGCGGTCATGGTTACGGGCAGCCACAACCCGCCGGACCACAACGGCTTCAAGATGGTGTGCGCCAACAGGCCATTCTTTGGTGCACGGATCAGGGAACTGGGGCGGCTGTCCGCCGCGGGGGATGTAGTGCCACATTACCCCGGCACCACGCATGACGTGGATATCAGGTCCGATTATGTCGCGCGCCTACTGCGCGACCGCGATGACGGCCCACGCCCGCTGAAAGTGATATGGGACAATGCCAGCAGCGCCGCCGGGGAAGTCCTGTCCCTGCTGACCAGCAGACTGCCCGGCACACACCGCATTCTCAATGCCGCAATTGATGGCCGCTTTCCCGCCCATCATCCCGACCCGACCATCCCGGCCAATATGCGCCAGCTTGCCGATGCAGTCAGGCAGGACGGTGCCGACATCGGCATGGCTTTTGATGGCGATGCCGACAGGATTGGCGTGGTGGATGACACGGGCACCATCCTATGGGCAGACCAGCTGCTGGTCCTGCTGGCGCGGGACGTGCTGCGCGAGCATCCCGGCGCCACGATCATTGCCGATGTCAAGGCAAGCCAGACCCTGTTCGATGAAATTGCGCGCGCCGGTGGCACGCCGCTCATGTGGAAATCCGGCCACTCCCCCATGAAGACCAAGATGGCCGAAACACAGGCCCCGCTGGCGGGCGAAATGTCTGGTCATATCTTCCTTGCCGACCGGTGGTACGGGTTTGATGACGCGCTGTATGCCGCCATCCGTCTGCTGGGGATCGTCTCGCGGCTCGACATGCCCCTGTCAGCGGTGCGCAAGGCGCTTCCCGCTACCTTTTCCACTCCCGAACTGCGCTTCGACTGCCCGGAATCACGCAAATTCGACGTGATTGCGGAAGTAGCATCCCGACTGGAAAAAAGCGGGGCCACGGTCTGCGCCATTGATGGCGTGCGTGTCTCCACGGTGGATGGATGGTGGCTGCTGCGTGCTTCCAACACCCAGGCACTGCTGGTGGCGCGGGCTGAAGCGGCGAGCAGGTCGGCGCTGGAACGGCTCAAGGCCGAACTGTGCGCCCAGCTTGCGCTGTCAGGCATCGCGGCACCCGACTTTACGGGGACGGACGCGGAACATTAAGACCATCCGCCCCCATGACGCACCGGGGGTCGATACCGTTTTTTTGTTGTATGCCCGGCAATGGGGTTTAATAAGGCCCGCACCGGTCCGATATGCCGGTCATGACCCCATGCAGGAACCGTGCAGCATAATGGCCCAACCTCCTTTCCGATCCTTTCTTGTGCCGGGGCAGCCTGTCAGCCATCCCGACCACCCGGAATGGGGCGTGGGCGTGGTCCAGTCCGCCATCGGGCACCGGGTGACGGTCATGTTCCCGCATGCGGGCAAGGTGGTGGTTGACGCCACGGTCGTATGCCTGACCGAACTGCCATAGGGGAAACATGGCATGGATACTGCCCCACTGCCCGATTCCTACGGCCGGCTGCTGACCTACCTGCGCGTATCGGTGACTGACCGGTGCGACATGCGCTGCATCTACTGCATGGCGGAAGACATGACCTTCCTGCCCAAGGCCCAGATCCTGTCACTTACGGAACTGGAGCGGCTATGCACATCCTTCATCCGTCATGGCGTGCGCAGGCTGCGGGTCACGGGGGGCGAGCCACTGGTCCGGCGCGATGTCATGTCCTTTTTCCGTGAAATGGGCCACTGGCTTGGCCGGGCGGATGGCCAGCCGGGACTGGATGAACTGACCCTGACCACCAATGCCAGCAGGCTGGCGGAATTCGCGGCCGACCTTCATGCCTGTGGCGTGCGGCGTGTCAATGTCAGCCTTGATTCGCTCGATCCCGCCCGGTTTGCCCGCATAACCCGGCGCGGCAATCTGGCCCGCACGCTTGATGGCATCCATGCCGCGCGTGAGGCGGGGCTGGCCGTGCGCATCAACACCGTGGCCATGGCGGGCGTGAACGCGGATGAATTCGACAGCCTGATTGCATGGTGCGGCGAGATCGGCGCGGATCTGTGCCTGATCGAGACCATGCCCATGGGCGAGACGGGCGAGGACCGGACCGATCGTTATCTGCCACTGTCTGGCGTGCGCCGCAGGCTCGAGCAACGCTGGACGCTGGAACCGCTGGCCTGGCGCACCGGCGGGCCCGCACGCTACGCCCGCGTTGCCCAGACCGGGCGCAGGATCGGCTTCATCACGCCCATGACCCACAATTTCTGCGAAAGCTGCAACCGGGTGCGGCTGTCATGCACCGGCAGGCTGTATACCTGCCTGGGGCATGAAGGCTCGACCGACCTGCGCGCGCCGCTTCGTGCAGGTGCCAATGACGGGGAAATGATGGATCATGTCCGTGCCGCCATCCTGCGCAAGCCGCGCGGGCATGACTTCCTGATCGGTCGCAGCGCGGATGATCCGGCCCGCGTGACCCGCCACATGAGCGTGACCGGCGGCTGAAGGCAGGCGCATGCTACGGATTGCCACGCCGCAGCGCATCTTCCAGGCTGATACTGAACTGCCCTGGTTGCAGGGGCTGTGGCTGGGTGGGGGCAGGGGACCAGCCGGTCATCATCGCGACATGCAGGTCCTGCGCCAGGCTGCCGTCTTCCGCCAGCGGCAGGCGTCCAAGCGCATCCGCCAGCAGGCCTGGATGGGTCAGGCCGCGCATGCGCTGGCGCAGGGCATTGGTCTCCCCCCCGTGGCGCAGGTCGTCCAGCAGCCCGAAGGGCGTACGGTAGGACAGATGGATCACATCCGCATCCGCCACCGGCAGCGCGAATCCCGCACGCTGGAGCAGGCCCGCACAGTCCCGCAGGCCGGGAAAGGGCGACACCCGTGGCGAAACCCCGCCGCGCCGCGCCATTTCGGCTTCCAGCAGCGCATGGCGCAGCCCGCCCAGCGTAGGCAGCACCGGCATGCATGCCAGAAACAGCCCGTCGGGCACCAGTATGCGGCGCACCTGCGCCAGCAGGCCCGGCAGGTCATTCACCCAGTGCAGCGACAGGCAGGCCACCACCAGGTCAAAGCTGTGGGGGGCAAAGGGCAGCCATTCCCCATCCATGCATACGGCGGGGCCACTGTCCTGCCCGCACAGGCGTGGCGAAAGATCGGTCGCCACGGTGGCGATGCCGCGCGCGCGCAGGGCGGGGGCAACCACACCCCGGCCACCCACGTCCAGCGCCGTGCCAAAGGACCGGGTCACATCATCCAGCCGATCCAGCAGGCGCGTGGCGGCTTCCGCCACGATGGGGCGTATATCCACCATGCGGGCCGCCGCGCGGTCGCGATGAAGGCGCACGGCATGGCGGTCGAATATCTGCGGCACCTCGGCGTTCATGGTCATGATGTGCGCCCATGTCCCGCCGCTGCCAAGCCCACGATCATGTGAGCGCATGACCCGCTTTCCCCCATCTTCCCCGTGGCGACGGACCGCGACGCGTCTGCTCGACACACTTTTCCCCCCATCCTGCCTTGGCTGTGGGGAGGCCGTAGACCGGGCGGGCCACCTGTGCGCGACCTGTGTCAGCCAGATTCACCTTCTTGCCGCACCGTGCTGCCGCCGCTGCGCACAGCCTTTTGCTTCCCGCGCGGCAGGTGGCCCCGACATGACCTGCACATCCTGCACCCGGGACCCGCCGCCATGGGCGCAGGGACGCGCCGCCATGGTCTATGACGACATGCCCCGCAATCTTATCCTGCCGCTGAAATATGCCGACCGCACGGAAAACGCAGGGCTGCTGGCCCGTTACATGGCACGGGCAGCCATGGGGCTGCTTGGGCCAGACAGCCTGCTCATACCTGTTCCACTGCACCGGATCAGGCTGTTTGGCCGCCGCTATAACCAGGCAGGCCTGCTGGCCCGCGCGCTTGGTCGCCTGACCGGGTCGCCGGTCATGGTCGACGGGCTGGAGCGCATCCGCGCCACCCGCCCGCTTGAAGGGCTGGGCCGGTCTGCACGCCATGACGTCATGCGCGGCACGATTGGCGTACGCGCCCGGCACCTGGCAGCGATACGGGGGCGGCATGTGATCGTGGTGGACGATGTCATGACCACGGGGGCGACCCTTGCGGCCTGCACCCATGCCCTGCTTGGCGCAGGGGCCGGACAGGTTGACGTGCTGGCCGCGGCGCGTGCCTGTGGCCAGCATGAACAACAATAGGATAAGCTGCACGGGCCACCCGCCCGGCACGGCGCGAATACGACAACAACGAAGTGAAGATACAATGCCCACGATCGACATCTATACCCAGCCCGGCTGCCCCTACTGCATCCGCGCGGTGCGCCTGCTGGCGCACAAGGGTGTCCCGTTCAACGAAATCAATGCCCCGCACGGCACCCCCGCGCGGGCGGAATCCATCCGCCGCTCCGGCGGCAGCACCACCGTGCCGCAGATCTTCATTGGCGATGCACCCGTAGGTGGCTGTAATGAGCTGATGGCACTGGAACGCGCAGGCAGGCTGGACAGCCTGCTGGCGGCGGACTGACACGCGATACAGGTGGAGAGGGCATGATCCGGTATCAGCTGCGCTGTGGCGCAGGCCATGAATTCGAGGGATGGTTTCCCGGCAGCGGCGCATTCGAGCGGCAGGCCGCCGATGGCCTGCTGTGCTGCCCGCAATGCGGAACACATGACGTGACCCGCGCCCTCATGGCACCCGCGGTCCATACGGCCCCGATTCCCGCACCGAAAGATGAAACAGTCCCGCCACCGGCCGCCACGCCACCCGGCCATGCGCCAGGGGTGGTGCCCGATGCCATGATCGCTCTGTTACAGAAAATGCGGCAGACGGTGGAGGAGCATTGTGATGACGTGGGCGACCGTTTTGCCCAGGAAGCCCTGGACATGCACCGGGGCACGCGCGAATCCCGTAGCATATACGGTAACATGACCGCACAGGAGCAGGCCGAACTGGATGAGGAAGGCGTGGAAGTCCACGCCATACCCTGGGTCCGGCGGGCCGACAGCTAGACGAACACGCAAGCGCGCGGCCCGGGCCGACCCCGTCCGGTCCCGCGCCATGTCGGGGAATGATTTGAAATGCATGACAGCAAAAGGGACAACCACCCGCGCCACGCCGGCCACCATCTGGCGCGACACCTGGCGCGCCGCGTGGGTGCCACGCTGTGCGCCGTGGGCATGGTACTCGCCCCCATGGC
This portion of the Komagataeibacter sp. FNDCF1 genome encodes:
- a CDS encoding pyridoxal-dependent decarboxylase gives rise to the protein MTGLDPDNWDALRALGHQMVDDMFNRLSTLRTRPVWQPMPTALREQLRTGLPHDPTPPEELYARFRELVEPYSTGNIHPGFMGWVHGGGTAVGMLSELLVGGLNANCGGRDHAPIEVEREVIRWAAEMCGFPPETTGLLVTGSSMANMIAVITASRAVPDGLDMRAKGVGTRRLVGYAAATAHGCISRAFDLTGLGTDSLRVIPVGADNRMILPELEQAIARDRAAGLEPFIVIGTAGTVDTGAIDDLDALADIAARENIWFHVDGAFGALAMLSDTLRPGLRGLERADSVAFDFHKWAQVQYDAGCILVRRPGAQAAAFAQSRAYLAREDRGLATNAPWYCDLGPDLSRGFRALKVWMTLGTYGADGMGEMIANCCAIARHLARAVEASPRLELLAPVTLNIVCFRIMAPVDDLDHFNGEVVKDLHESGIAAPSTTIINGHKAVRAAIVNHRTTTADVDRMLDALLDLADRRLAAG
- a CDS encoding cobaltochelatase CobT-related protein, which translates into the protein MRENGKKSPTPQAEIEARQAERFKRATVGAVRAMGGQAQTEVSFLNGPVPSGVSVTGSHVRLPHPSRRMTDAEMTRMRGAADAAALRLRHHDTGLHDRARPPAGEAREVYDTLEQARVESLGARHMAGVAANLDARLAQECADLGLDRLPSHTRLPTPVALGLLARARMSGQPVVESMRDLMTRWHDDLPPAARRALDEMASRQDSQADFAQAARRLLMACSLLEQETTPDEAADDGTTEAESASSEDEEQGEDATPEPQDEGPEEEDSSQPMQMSQGTGAGDDEPEDGEQGGTASGSEEAGGPGEESPEQEGTLPAYRAFTTVYDEEIAAEDLCDAEELFRLRQTLDQQLVSMQGVVSKLANRLQRKLMAQQTRAWEFDLEEGMLDAGRLSRIVVNPMLSLSYKRERDTDFRDTVVTLLIDNSGSMRGRPISVAAMCGDILARTLERCAVKVEVLGFTTRAWKGGRSREAWSQAGKPENPGRLNDLRHIVYKAADMPWRRARRNLGLMLREGLLKENIDGEALLWAQRRLAGRAEVRRILMVISDGAPVDDSTLSANPGSYLENHLREVIAHIETRTSTELLAIGIGHDVTRYYRRAVTITDPEELGGTMMKKLSELFAEEAATKPRRGG
- the cobS gene encoding cobaltochelatase subunit CobS, with translation MNEPADLTTAAVDANGNPLPAISAVSAPDLEVTARDVFGIDSDMKVPAFSVRTEHVPEIDPSYKFDHDTTLAILAGFAFNRRVMVQGYHGTGKSSHIEQVAARLNWPSVRINLDSHISRIDLVGKDAIVLKDGQQITEFREGLLPWGLQHPCALVFDEYDAGRPDVMFVIQRVLEVEGHLTLLDQNRVIRPHPFFRLFATANTVGLGDTTGLYHGTQQINQGQMDRWNIVTTLNYLPHAQETAIVLAKMGIDPKKDEAGRRRVESMVALADLTRSGFIAGDISTVMSPRTVISWAENFRIFNDLAFAFRVTFLNKCDEAERPTVAEYYQRCFNASPLAPRG
- a CDS encoding J domain-containing protein; translated protein: MMKRRNTRHRAFDPDPDAPDRCCDMHDCDKPAGYRAPRSRDALNKYFWFCLEHVREYNSRWDYYRGMSPGQIEAHIRADTSWNRPSWKLGQGGAAHAFSEEDVLDPLDLLRGAARARARATRRRQEEDRRADAPQALRYPLGVLDLGWPVSMEELKARYKDLARRHHPDANGGDRRAEERFKGINIAYAAVRAHLVAAGGQDGMARSA
- a CDS encoding BolA family transcriptional regulator, producing the protein MEQQATGRAGRIERILRENLAPVELQIKDDSARHAHHVHMRDNGVQAGESHYNVLVVSPAFDGVGRVQRSRMVHDLLAAEFAGGMHALSLVLRTPAEQARMDVA
- a CDS encoding outer membrane lipoprotein carrier protein LolA; translation: MKPAFPFATRRLMMGGLLTLLAACAGVPDRQALDQRGDIERVEAYLNTSRGLQADFVQTWPDGGKGQGVMHYDPGRLRLDYTTPGAMKLVAADGHLLFVDHRRESVTRMSLGHQPLGLILEQPVHLSGQILVTAVQHGANSLQVSLARADSPSQGILTLGFSDIGGRLSLLVIEMTDVERQHIRLDLSNAAASGQPWPDTMFTLSASN
- the lipB gene encoding lipoyl(octanoyl) transferase LipB — translated: MEGARAMTENEFLWHRAPDLVPYPTALAEMEAQARGIRGGTMPERVWLLEHPPTYTAGTSARESDLFNPRGYPTYPAGRGGQWTYHGPGQRVAYAMLDLAKPHGMVPARDLRAYVHTLEEWLIRALARFDVAGERRAERIGVWVVDPATGREEKVAAIGVRVSRWVSWHGVALNVAPDLSDFGGIVPCGISDYGVTSLAKLGRHATMQDVDAALAATWPECFGPIPCARG